In one window of Pseudobythopirellula maris DNA:
- the rimK gene encoding 30S ribosomal protein S6--L-glutamate ligase — protein sequence MKLCILSRNANCYSTRRLREAAERRGHETRVLDTLKFSIDLEEGDPDLYYRSKSLAHYDAVLPRIGSSITYYGTAVVRQFEQMDVFCANSSMAIANSRDKLRCLQVLSRHQLGIPPTTFVRDRKDILAAIERVGGAPVVIKLIEGTQGVGVILADSVKVAEAIIETLNSTQQNVLVQKFVAESRGRDVRALVVGDRVVAAMRRVAQGNEFRSNVHRGGLTEPVELDEKMAETAVRAAQVMGLRVAGVDMLEANDGPQVMEVNSSPGLQGIEECSQLDIAGAIVDYIAAQVNFAEVDIRQRLTVSRGYGVTELHIPEGSDYVGKTIDESGLPDRDINVLTLYRGTSVIPNPRLKRSLEPGDRLLCFGKLEAMRELIPEKIRKKRRPKIKELPENDWVEEAAVSDATN from the coding sequence ATGAAACTCTGCATTCTTTCGCGCAACGCGAACTGTTACAGCACGCGCCGCTTGCGTGAGGCGGCCGAGCGACGCGGCCACGAGACCCGCGTGCTCGACACGCTCAAGTTCTCGATCGATCTGGAGGAGGGCGACCCCGACCTCTACTACCGCTCGAAAAGCTTAGCCCACTATGACGCGGTGCTGCCGCGCATCGGCTCGTCGATCACCTACTACGGCACGGCGGTGGTGCGGCAGTTCGAGCAGATGGACGTGTTCTGCGCGAACTCGTCGATGGCGATCGCCAACTCGCGCGACAAGCTGCGTTGCCTGCAAGTGCTGAGCCGGCACCAGCTGGGCATCCCGCCGACCACGTTCGTCCGCGACCGCAAGGACATCCTGGCGGCGATCGAGCGGGTGGGCGGCGCGCCGGTCGTCATCAAGCTGATCGAGGGCACGCAGGGCGTGGGCGTCATCCTCGCCGACTCGGTCAAGGTGGCCGAGGCGATCATCGAGACCCTCAACAGCACGCAGCAGAACGTGCTCGTGCAGAAGTTCGTCGCCGAGAGCCGCGGCCGCGACGTGCGGGCCTTGGTCGTCGGCGACCGCGTCGTGGCCGCCATGCGGCGCGTGGCCCAGGGCAACGAGTTCCGCAGCAACGTCCACCGCGGCGGGCTCACCGAGCCGGTCGAGCTCGACGAGAAGATGGCCGAGACCGCCGTGCGGGCCGCGCAAGTGATGGGCCTCCGTGTGGCCGGCGTCGACATGCTCGAAGCCAACGACGGGCCGCAGGTCATGGAGGTTAACTCCTCGCCCGGCTTGCAGGGGATCGAGGAGTGCTCGCAGCTCGACATCGCCGGGGCGATCGTCGATTACATCGCCGCCCAGGTCAACTTCGCCGAGGTCGACATCCGCCAGCGGCTCACCGTGAGCCGCGGCTACGGCGTCACGGAGCTGCACATCCCCGAGGGCTCGGACTACGTCGGCAAGACGATCGACGAGTCGGGCCTGCCGGACCGCGACATCAACGTGCTCACCCTCTACCGCGGCACGAGCGTGATCCCCAACCCGCGGCTCAAGAGGTCGCTTGAGCCGGGCGACCGGCTGCTCTGCTTCGGCAAGCTCGAGGCGATGCGCGAGCTGATCCCCGAAAAGATCCGCAAGAAGCGTCGCCCGAAGATCAAGGAGCTGCCCGAAAACGACTGGGTGGAGGAAGCGGCTGTGAGCGACGCGACCAATTGA
- the ruvX gene encoding Holliday junction resolvase RuvX, with protein sequence MNEASSDNPAPPALPQRGRIAGIDYGTVRIGVAIGDLEVRMASPLENYNRRSEALDAKYFKQLAQEERLVRWVVGLPVHLDGGESQKSQEARRFANWLTDETGVPHEFFDERYTSAQAEEVLLAAGLTSKRRKARLDALAAQIMLTAYLESGAKGQDDPGGID encoded by the coding sequence ATGAACGAAGCCTCTTCCGACAATCCGGCCCCCCCTGCCCTGCCCCAGCGTGGCCGCATCGCGGGGATCGACTACGGCACGGTGCGCATCGGCGTCGCGATCGGCGACCTCGAGGTGCGCATGGCCTCGCCGCTGGAGAACTACAACCGCCGCAGCGAGGCGCTCGACGCGAAGTACTTCAAGCAGTTGGCCCAGGAGGAGCGGCTGGTGCGTTGGGTTGTCGGCCTGCCGGTCCACCTCGACGGCGGCGAGAGCCAGAAGTCGCAGGAGGCGCGGCGGTTCGCTAATTGGCTCACCGACGAGACGGGCGTGCCGCACGAGTTCTTCGACGAGCGGTACACCTCGGCGCAGGCCGAGGAGGTGCTGCTCGCTGCCGGCCTCACCAGCAAGCGCCGCAAGGCGCGGCTCGACGCCCTGGCGGCGCAGATCATGCTGACCGCTTACTTAGAATCGGGCGCCAAGGGGCAGGACGATCCGGGCGGGATCGACTGA
- a CDS encoding mannose-1-phosphate guanylyltransferase, translating into MLHAIIMAGGSGTRFWPASRAATPKQLLTLVGDRSMIAQTADRFGELAPPERRMVVTNRRLVDAVREQLPNLPAASVVGEPCKRDTAPCIGLAALLVTRVSGDPDATMLVCPADHVIPDTAAFQAAARQAERLVDESPGRIVTFGIKPTYPAEIFGYIQRAAPLKGAVGDAPAYQVERFVEKPNAEKAAEYVAGGDFYWNSGIFVWKAKTILDALGERQPKMLAHLEKIVDAWGTADHEAVFDREFAAIEGISVDYAVMEHATDVAVVEAPFEWDDLGGWQSLPRRLGEDAEGNTIVGKHLGVRTEGTIVRSTDDHLVVTLGLKDTIVVHTPDATLVANKHDEEAIREVVKRLGEMGWDEHL; encoded by the coding sequence ATGCTCCACGCGATCATCATGGCCGGCGGCTCCGGCACCCGCTTCTGGCCCGCCAGCCGGGCCGCTACGCCTAAGCAACTCCTCACGCTCGTGGGGGACCGGTCGATGATCGCCCAGACGGCTGATCGGTTCGGCGAGCTAGCGCCACCTGAGCGGCGGATGGTCGTGACCAACCGCCGGCTCGTGGACGCCGTGCGTGAGCAGCTGCCCAACCTGCCGGCCGCCTCGGTCGTCGGCGAGCCGTGCAAACGCGACACGGCGCCTTGCATCGGCTTGGCGGCCTTGCTGGTGACGCGCGTCTCGGGCGATCCGGACGCGACGATGCTCGTCTGCCCCGCCGACCACGTGATCCCCGACACCGCGGCTTTCCAGGCCGCCGCCCGCCAAGCCGAGCGGCTCGTCGACGAGAGCCCTGGCCGCATCGTCACGTTCGGCATCAAACCGACCTACCCGGCCGAGATTTTTGGTTACATCCAAAGAGCCGCCCCGCTGAAAGGCGCCGTCGGAGACGCCCCGGCGTACCAGGTCGAACGTTTCGTCGAAAAGCCCAACGCAGAGAAGGCGGCTGAGTACGTTGCGGGCGGCGACTTCTATTGGAACAGCGGCATCTTCGTCTGGAAAGCGAAAACGATCCTCGACGCCCTCGGCGAGCGCCAGCCGAAGATGCTCGCGCACCTCGAGAAGATCGTCGACGCCTGGGGCACGGCCGACCACGAGGCGGTGTTCGACCGTGAGTTTGCCGCGATCGAGGGGATCAGCGTCGACTACGCCGTCATGGAGCACGCCACGGACGTGGCCGTCGTCGAGGCGCCGTTCGAGTGGGACGACCTGGGTGGCTGGCAGTCGCTGCCGCGCCGCCTGGGCGAGGACGCCGAGGGGAACACGATCGTCGGCAAGCATCTGGGCGTCCGCACCGAAGGGACCATCGTGCGATCGACCGACGACCACTTGGTCGTGACGCTCGGCCTGAAGGACACGATCGTGGTCCACACGCCCGACGCCACGCTCGTGGCGAACAAGCACGACGAGGAAGCGATCCGCGAGGTCGTGAAGCGGCTCGGCGAGATGGGCTGGGACGAGCACCTTTAG
- a CDS encoding thiamine phosphate synthase: MSDHSPTNPDSVGALRAIDASLNRAAEGLRVVEDYARFVLDDGLLTAFAKRLRHELADASSGLPGDSLVKARETQRDVGASISTEAEGQRGDAWMVALASLKRVQQSLRSLEEYSKIGGADVAGRFETLRYESYTLEKALAATRSAIERFDGVRLYVLVGACGDAREFESLVVALMAGGAQALQLRDKQADDRTLLARARALVALTRQAGVLAIVNDRPDLATLARADGVHVGQTELGVKEARTIVGPNALVGVSTHTIEQARAAVLDGADYIGCGPTFPSQTKSFDAFAGLAFLEQVAAEVRLPAFAIGGVDAANLPQVLQTGCSRVAVSAAVAQAADPGAAAKLLAKALTPDNAAAAS; encoded by the coding sequence ATGAGCGACCATTCCCCTACGAATCCCGACTCGGTTGGCGCCCTTAGGGCGATCGACGCCTCGTTGAATCGTGCTGCTGAAGGGCTGCGGGTGGTGGAAGATTACGCCCGCTTCGTCCTGGACGATGGCTTGCTCACGGCTTTCGCCAAGCGGCTCCGCCACGAGCTCGCCGATGCTAGCAGCGGTTTGCCCGGCGATTCTCTCGTTAAGGCGCGTGAGACACAGCGTGATGTCGGCGCCTCGATCTCGACCGAGGCCGAGGGCCAGCGCGGCGACGCATGGATGGTGGCTCTGGCGAGCCTCAAACGCGTGCAGCAGTCGCTCCGCAGCCTCGAAGAGTACAGCAAGATAGGCGGCGCAGACGTTGCCGGCCGTTTCGAGACGCTCCGCTACGAGTCTTACACCCTAGAGAAGGCTTTAGCCGCGACCCGCTCAGCGATCGAGCGGTTCGACGGCGTGCGGCTGTACGTGCTGGTGGGGGCGTGTGGCGACGCTAGGGAATTCGAGAGTCTGGTCGTCGCCCTCATGGCCGGTGGAGCTCAAGCCCTGCAGCTGCGCGACAAGCAGGCTGACGATCGCACGCTCCTGGCCCGCGCCCGGGCCTTGGTCGCACTCACGCGGCAGGCGGGCGTGCTGGCGATTGTGAACGACCGGCCCGACCTGGCGACGCTCGCTCGTGCCGACGGGGTTCATGTGGGGCAGACAGAGCTCGGCGTCAAAGAGGCACGCACGATTGTCGGACCCAACGCCTTGGTGGGGGTCTCTACCCACACGATCGAGCAGGCCCGCGCGGCGGTGCTCGACGGCGCCGACTACATCGGCTGCGGCCCGACGTTCCCGTCACAAACCAAGTCGTTCGACGCGTTCGCGGGGCTGGCATTCCTCGAGCAGGTGGCCGCCGAAGTCCGCCTGCCCGCCTTCGCCATTGGCGGGGTCGACGCCGCGAACCTTCCGCAGGTGCTCCAAACGGGCTGCAGCCGAGTCGCCGTCAGCGCCGCGGTCGCACAGGCCGCAGACCCCGGGGCGGCCGCCAAGCTGCTCGCCAAGGCGCTGACCCCCGACAACGCGGCCGCCGCAAGCTAG
- a CDS encoding tetratricopeptide repeat protein, which translates to MPTPRRTKRRSHWAAYLWPGLAHLWHSGAWAGLALAVGFGVLLNLLIISTWVWPAWLEPRLKLGCGLIVGLLWVAALWETRGELRRVAQRREAEESGVPTPEDTRQVARQAELDDLLCESQKRYLRGDWLAALSAVDRLLHADRHDVEAQLLRASVLRRVGRDEEAKRQLQHTSRFDDAQQWAFEIGRELERLEESTSDPQEIESSAGPALATDETSIETPETVQLTTETRHQLRIVGAEPAPRKEPPPRGAEAA; encoded by the coding sequence GTGCCGACACCACGCCGCACCAAACGCCGTTCGCACTGGGCCGCCTACCTGTGGCCCGGGCTCGCCCACTTGTGGCACAGCGGGGCTTGGGCCGGTCTGGCGCTAGCGGTAGGATTCGGGGTGCTGCTGAATTTGCTGATTATTTCGACTTGGGTTTGGCCTGCATGGCTCGAGCCACGACTTAAGCTTGGGTGTGGACTCATCGTTGGTCTGTTGTGGGTCGCCGCTCTGTGGGAGACCCGCGGCGAATTGCGGCGAGTCGCCCAGCGACGTGAGGCCGAAGAATCGGGTGTGCCAACGCCCGAAGACACCCGGCAGGTAGCGCGTCAGGCGGAGCTTGACGACTTGCTTTGCGAGTCGCAAAAGCGCTACTTACGGGGCGACTGGTTGGCGGCATTGTCCGCCGTTGACCGGCTGCTCCACGCCGACCGTCACGACGTTGAGGCCCAGCTGCTGCGGGCATCGGTGTTGCGGCGCGTCGGACGGGACGAAGAGGCGAAACGACAACTCCAACACACCAGCCGATTCGACGACGCCCAGCAGTGGGCGTTCGAGATCGGCCGAGAGCTCGAGCGGCTCGAGGAATCAACCAGCGACCCCCAAGAAATTGAATCGTCGGCCGGGCCAGCCCTCGCGACCGACGAAACCTCGATCGAGACTCCCGAGACCGTCCAACTCACTACCGAGACCCGACACCAGCTGAGGATCGTGGGCGCCGAGCCCGCCCCTCGAAAAGAACCACCGCCACGCGGCGCCGAAGCCGCCTGA
- a CDS encoding ATP-dependent Clp protease ATP-binding subunit: MYERFTDRARKVMQLANQEAQRFNHEYIGTEHVLLGLIKEGSGVAANVLKNLDVDLRKIRLEVEKLVQSGPDMVTMGKLPQTPRAKKVIEYSMEEARNLNHNYVGTEHILLGLLREQEGVAAQVLMNLGLKLEEVREEVLNLLGHGIEGGEGTERGGRGGATAEDDEDSGERSGRKGSRSKTPALDSFGRDLTELAKQKKLDPVIGRAKEIERAIQVLCRRTKNNPVLLGEAGVGKTAIVEGFAQRVVDGDVPELLLERRIVVLDLAMMVAGTKYRGQFEERIKAVMNEVRRAKNTILFIDELHTLVGAGGAEGAIDASNVLKPALARGEIQCIGATTLDEYRKYIEKDSALARRFQEVMVEPTSPEDTKEILKGLRDRYEEHHRVQITDDAIDSAVEFSDRYITGRCLPDKAIDVIDEAGARVRLKSMSKPPNLKDLDDEVEALNRDKEEAVANQDFEKAAALRDQADKLKKKKQTITKEWREKSRENGGVVDEDVIAEVVSKMTGIPLTRMSTEDSLRLMRMEEELHKKVISQDEAIKAIARAVRRSRSGLQDPKRPTGTFVFAGPTGVGKTLLAKALAEFMFGDEEALIQIDMSEYMEKHNVSRLIGAPPGYVGYEEGGQLTEQIRRRPYAVVLLDEIEKAHPEVFNMLLQLMEEGRLTDSFGRSVDFRNTIVIMTTNAGADAIKNESAFGFAKPDDDASYDGMKSRVMDEIEKVFRPEFINRVNDVIVFRHLTEENLKHVVGLEVSKVRERLAEKGFTLDLTEEAKAFLVKKGSNTDYGARPLRRAIETFIEDPLAEELLKGEFAGKDTIRVEVKEVGDKKQLVFEGLVTKTEEPAEPVGAAVGAEDDAPSEAPGEDQD; this comes from the coding sequence ATGTACGAACGATTCACCGACCGCGCCCGCAAGGTGATGCAGCTCGCCAATCAGGAGGCGCAGCGCTTCAACCACGAGTACATCGGCACCGAGCACGTGCTGCTGGGCCTCATCAAAGAGGGCAGCGGCGTCGCGGCCAACGTGCTGAAGAACCTCGACGTCGATCTCCGCAAGATCCGCCTCGAGGTCGAGAAGCTCGTCCAGAGCGGCCCCGACATGGTCACGATGGGCAAACTGCCCCAGACCCCGCGGGCCAAGAAGGTCATCGAGTACTCGATGGAAGAGGCCCGCAACCTCAACCACAACTACGTCGGCACCGAGCACATCCTGCTCGGCCTGCTGCGTGAGCAAGAGGGCGTCGCCGCCCAGGTGCTCATGAACCTCGGTCTCAAGCTCGAGGAGGTCCGCGAGGAAGTCCTCAACCTTCTCGGCCACGGCATCGAGGGCGGCGAGGGAACCGAACGCGGCGGGCGTGGCGGCGCCACGGCCGAGGACGACGAAGATTCGGGCGAGCGCAGCGGCCGCAAGGGCTCGCGCAGCAAGACCCCGGCGCTCGACAGCTTCGGCCGCGACCTCACCGAGCTCGCCAAGCAGAAGAAGCTCGACCCGGTGATCGGCCGCGCCAAGGAGATCGAACGCGCGATCCAGGTCCTCTGCCGCCGCACAAAGAACAACCCGGTTCTGCTCGGCGAGGCGGGCGTCGGCAAGACCGCCATCGTGGAGGGCTTCGCCCAACGCGTCGTCGATGGCGACGTCCCCGAGTTGCTGCTCGAGCGCCGCATCGTGGTCCTTGACCTGGCGATGATGGTCGCCGGCACCAAGTACCGCGGCCAGTTCGAGGAGCGGATCAAGGCGGTGATGAACGAGGTCCGCCGCGCCAAGAACACGATCCTGTTCATCGACGAGCTGCACACCCTGGTCGGCGCCGGCGGCGCCGAGGGCGCGATCGACGCGAGCAACGTGCTCAAACCGGCCTTGGCCCGCGGCGAGATCCAGTGCATCGGCGCCACGACGCTCGACGAGTACCGCAAGTACATCGAGAAGGACTCGGCCCTGGCCCGTCGCTTCCAAGAGGTGATGGTCGAGCCCACGAGCCCGGAAGACACCAAGGAGATCCTCAAGGGCCTCCGCGACCGTTACGAGGAGCACCACCGGGTGCAGATCACGGACGACGCGATCGACTCGGCCGTGGAGTTCTCCGACCGCTACATCACCGGCCGCTGCCTGCCCGACAAGGCGATCGACGTGATCGACGAGGCGGGCGCCCGGGTGCGGCTCAAGTCGATGTCCAAGCCGCCGAACCTCAAGGACCTCGACGACGAGGTCGAGGCGCTCAACCGCGACAAGGAAGAGGCGGTCGCCAATCAAGACTTCGAGAAGGCCGCCGCCCTGCGCGACCAGGCCGACAAGCTCAAGAAGAAGAAGCAGACCATCACCAAGGAGTGGCGCGAAAAGTCGCGTGAGAATGGCGGCGTCGTCGACGAAGACGTCATCGCCGAGGTGGTCTCGAAGATGACCGGCATCCCGCTCACGCGGATGAGCACCGAGGACTCCCTGCGCCTGATGCGCATGGAGGAGGAGCTCCACAAGAAGGTCATCAGCCAGGACGAGGCGATCAAGGCGATCGCCCGCGCCGTGCGTCGCAGCCGCAGCGGCCTGCAAGACCCGAAGCGGCCCACGGGCACCTTCGTGTTCGCCGGCCCGACGGGCGTCGGCAAAACGCTGTTGGCCAAGGCGCTCGCCGAGTTCATGTTCGGCGACGAAGAGGCGCTGATCCAGATCGACATGTCCGAGTACATGGAGAAGCACAACGTCAGCCGCCTGATCGGCGCGCCCCCCGGCTACGTCGGCTACGAAGAGGGGGGTCAGCTCACCGAGCAGATCCGCCGCCGCCCCTACGCCGTCGTGCTGCTCGACGAGATCGAGAAGGCCCACCCCGAGGTCTTCAACATGCTCCTGCAGCTCATGGAGGAAGGTCGCCTGACCGACTCCTTCGGCCGCAGCGTCGACTTCCGCAACACGATCGTGATCATGACCACGAACGCGGGCGCCGACGCCATCAAGAACGAGTCGGCCTTCGGCTTCGCCAAGCCGGACGACGACGCCAGCTACGACGGCATGAAGAGCCGGGTGATGGACGAGATCGAGAAGGTCTTCCGCCCCGAGTTCATCAACCGCGTGAACGACGTGATCGTCTTCCGCCACCTCACCGAGGAAAACCTCAAGCACGTGGTCGGACTCGAAGTGTCGAAGGTCCGCGAGCGGCTCGCCGAGAAGGGCTTCACGCTCGACCTCACCGAGGAGGCGAAGGCGTTCCTCGTGAAGAAGGGTTCGAACACGGACTACGGCGCCAGGCCGTTGCGTCGCGCGATCGAGACCTTCATCGAGGACCCGCTGGCCGAAGAGCTGCTCAAGGGCGAGTTCGCCGGCAAGGACACGATCCGCGTGGAGGTCAAAGAGGTCGGCGACAAGAAACAGCTTGTTTTCGAGGGCCTCGTGACCAAGACCGAGGAGCCGGCCGAGCCGGTCGGCGCCGCCGTGGGCGCCGAGGACGACGCCCCCAGCGAGGCGCCGGGCGAAGACCAAGACTGA